Proteins encoded by one window of Haliotis asinina isolate JCU_RB_2024 chromosome 6, JCU_Hal_asi_v2, whole genome shotgun sequence:
- the LOC137287559 gene encoding uncharacterized protein: protein MDVFLKLFFANFSLPCSSYTTAPTATWCVLRCLDSHLPCNSVFYHKASQQCCPSTEVYTQDSTSLVPRDGTLYFVQPPLIPVTPVIKCPSGSTLFTTEAVCVTLTTTQMSWQAAYDECAGQSYNGKSYRMISFKTEEKYLEVKQYLGTDITGVWTSLRYSDSKWKWYDGTVAAVQPWHGSEPNLLGSELCAVIYRPTSWTMHNNYCSVNWNAMCEVSALE from the exons ATGGATGTGTTTCTCAAGCTCTTCTTCGCCAACTTCAGCCTGCCATGTTCCTCCTACACGACAGCCCCTACCGCCACGTGGTGCGTCCTGCGCTGTCTGGACAGTCATCTACCCTGCAACTCTGTCTTCTACCACAAAGCCAGTCAGCAGTGCTGTCCCAGCACGGAGGTGTATACGCAAGACTCCACATCACTCGTGCCTCGTGACGGGACTCTCTACTTCGTCCAACCAC CTTTAATACCTGTAACACCAGTAATCAAGTGTCCATCGGGATCCACTTTGTTCACAACAGAGGCAGTTTGTGTTACCTTGACAACAACACAAATGTCCTGGCAGGCTGCTTATGATGAATGCGCAGGACAGTCATATAATGGAAAGTCTTACCGAATGATAAGTTTCAAAACCGAAGAGAAATACCTAGAAGTGAAGCAGTATCTAGGGACAG ACATCACAGGGGTTTGGACAAGTCTGAGGTACAGTGACAGCAAGTGGAAGTGGTATGATGGTACGGTTGCTGCTGTTCAACCATGGCATGGTTCAGAACCCAATCTATTAGGCTCAGAGTTGTGTGCCGTTATATACAGACCAACGAGTTGGACCATGCATAATAACTACTGTTCTGTGAATTGGAATGCAATGTGCGAAGTTTCAGCGCTTGAATAA